One window of the Gambusia affinis linkage group LG01, SWU_Gaff_1.0, whole genome shotgun sequence genome contains the following:
- the copz1 gene encoding coatomer subunit zeta-1, giving the protein MDSPILEPSLHTVKAVLILDNDGDRLYAKYYDDTYPTVKEQKAFEKNIFNKTHRTDSEIALLEGLTVVYKSNIDLFFYVIGSSHENELMLMAVLNCLFDSLSQMLRKNVERRALLENMEGLFLAVDEIVDGGVILESDPQQVVHRVALRGDDVPLTEQTVTQVLQSAKEQIKWSLLR; this is encoded by the exons ATGGATTCTCCAATTCTG GAACCTTCCCTGCACACAGTCAAAGCTGTACTGATCCTGGACAACGACGGAGACAGGCTTTATGCCAAG TATTATGACGACACATATCCAACAGTGAAGGAGCAGAAAGCTTTTGAGAAGAACATATTTAACAAGACTCACCGGACAGACA GTGAGATAGCATTACTGGAGGGCCTGACTGTTGTGTACAAGAGCAATATAGACCTGTTCTTTTATGTGATTGGAAGCTCACATGAAAATGAG CTGATGCTTATGGCTGTTCTAAATTGCCTTTTTGATTCCCTCAGTCAGATGTTGAG aaaaaatgtTGAGAGGAGAGCTTTGTTGGAGAATATGGAGGGACTCTTCTTGGCTGTGGATGAAATTGTGGATGGAGG GGTGATCTTAGAGAGTGACCCACAGCAAGTTGTGCACCGTGTGGCTCTCAGA GGTGACGACGTACCTTTGACAGAGCAGACAGTCACTCAG GTGCTTCAGTCTGCCAAAGAACAGATCAAGTGGTCACTTCTCCGATAG
- the nfe2 gene encoding transcription factor NF-E2 45 kDa subunit yields MCSTANYVLPLRRSCEVVATPGRLCGGLSMPANFNGVRPHGPPQDMEMDMAWQELMAITELQEFEVQSGNSYQAAHYQSMQPMAPAGEFGMTQSHSEPPPAAACELSTADTYEGCYSEEVPACQRLNNNTDAAYGNVDSQLPHRMLPISPHAQPSLINMAGTAQGHRRPNNNISQGLSRHMLWTTLGQNAHVRSGDDLESDSGLSLGSSPPLASPDNPVGGGPGYQNIDMGTQYSECEPESMTEHGRRGHMHYPMDYQSQTLPYLHSGGHAPYFSPQPNYSHSQTCSTNPRPLKQPVTADLYGNATVTSRGSSYSMHTKSQGSSSTPVPLSRDERKAVALKIPFPLDKIINLPVDDFNELLTQYTLTDTQLALVRDIRRRGKNKVAAQNCRKRKLESIVHLERELNHLQAQREHLAQERLEFQRSLTFIKCRLTDLYKDVFSHLRDEDGQPYSIDEYSLQQTPDGSIYLVPHSMDKRDQC; encoded by the exons ATGTGCTCAACGGCCAACTATGTTCTCCCATTGAGGAGAAGCTGTGAG GTGGTGGCTACTCCAGGCAGGCTGTGCGGGGGGCTGTCCATGCCTGCTAATTTTAATGGAGTCAGGCCTCATGGACCGCCGCAGGACATGGAGATGGACATGGCTTGGCAGGAGTTGATGGCCATCACTGAGCTCCAG GAATTCGAAGTCCAAAGTGGAAACTCCTACCAAGCTGCACATTATCAATCCATGCAGCCTATGGCCCCCGCTGGAGAGTTTGGGATGACTCAGTCCCATTCAGAACCTCCTCCTGCTGCCGCCTGTGAGCTGAGCACTGCTGACACTTACGAGGGATGTTACTCTGAAGAAGTTCCTGCCTGCCAACGTCTCAACAACAACACAGATGCGGCGTATGGAAATGTAGATTCACAGCTGCCTCACAGAATGCTTCCCATCTCGCCCCACGCTCAGCCGTCTCTTATAAACATGGCAGGTACCGCTCAGGGTCATAGAAGGCCAAACAACAACATCTCTCAGGGTTTAAGTCGACACATGCTGTGGACTACGCTGGGGCAAAACGCCCATGTTCGCTCTGGGGATGATCTGGAATCAGATTCAGGTCTCTCACTGGGATCCAGCCCACCTTTGGCTTCTCCAGACAATCCAGTCGGAGGTGGACCAGGTTACCAAAATATTGATATGGGAACACAATATAGTGAATGTGAACCAGAAAGCATGACTGAGCATGGCAGAAGAGGCCACATGCATTATCCAATGGACTATCAGAGTCAAACTCTCCCATATCTACACTCAGGTGGACACGCACCTTACTTTTCACCTCAACCCAATTACTCTCATTCACAAACTTGTTCTACGAATCCTCGACCTCTGAAACAGCCCGTTACCGCTGATCTATACGGCAATGCAACAgtgaccagcagagggagctCATACAGCATGCACACAAAGTCACAAGGCAGCAGCTCCACTCCTGTTCCTCTGAGCAGAGATGAGCGCAAGGCTGTGGCTCTGAAGATTCCCTTCCCCTTGGATAAGATCATCAATCTCCCTGTGGATGACTTCAATGAGCTCTTGACACAGTACACTTTGACAGACACTCAACTCGCACTGGTCAGAGACATTAGGCGCAGAGGAAAGAACAAGGTGGCGGCACAGAACTGCAggaagaggaagctggagagcATTGTTCACTTGGAGAGAGAGCTGAACCACCTGCAAGCCCAAAGAGAACATCTGGCACAGGAGCGGCTGGAGTTCCAACGTAGCTTGACTTTCATCAAATGCCGACTCACAGACCTCTACAAGGACGTTTTCTCTCATTTACGAGATGAAGACGGCCAGCCTTACTCCATAGATGAATATTCTTTACAACAAACTCCTGATGGAAGTATTTATTTGGTACCTCATTCAATGGATAAGAGAGACCAATGTTAA
- the hnrnpa1b gene encoding heterogeneous nuclear ribonucleoprotein A1b isoform X2: protein MSKDVPREPEQLRKLFIGGLSFETTDESLRAHFEQWGSLTDCVVMRDPNSKRSRGFGFVTYSSVQEVDAAMAARPHKVDGRVVEPKRAVSREDSNRPGAHVTVKKIFVGGIKEDTEESHLRDYFQQFGKIEVIDIMTDRNTGKKRGFAFVTFDDHDSVDRIVIQKYHTINSHNCEVRKALTKQEMQSVGMGMRGGRNSGGRPYDYDRGFNQGGRGRYGDGPNNWNDGGYGGGPGGPGGYNNGGNRGYNQGYNQGGGGGGGGGYGGNSYDSNGYGNCGGGGGGGGSNYNNMGHYDPQASNFGPMKNNFGGGGGGGGGGRSFGGYGGGSNNPGGYGRPGRF from the exons ATGTCGAAAGAC gtcCCACGTGAGCCGGAGCAGCTCCGCAAGCTGTTCATTGGAGGCCTGAGCTTTGAGACAACAGATGAGAGCCTGCGGGCTCACTTTGAACAATGGGGGTCCCTTACAGACTGTGTG GTCATGAGAGACCCCAACAGCAAGAGGTCCAGGGGTTTCGGCTTTGTTACATATTCATCAGTACAGGAAGTTGATGCGGCCATGGCTGCCCGTCCCCACAAAGTGGACGGAAGGGTTGTGGAGCCTAAGCGTGCAGTTTCTAGAGAG GACTCAAACCGTCCAGGTGCTCATGTAACGGTCAAGAAAATCTTTGTTGGAGGCATCAAAGAAGACACAGAGGAGTCACACCTTAGGGATTACTTCCAGCAGTTTGGCAAAATTGAGGTCATTGATATCATGACCGACCGCAACACTGGAAAGAAGAGGGGTTTTGCTTTTGTCACGTTTGATGACCATGATTCAGTGGATAGGATCGTCA TTCAGAAATATCACACAATCAACTCTCACAACTGTGAAGTGAGGAAGGCCCTCACCAAGCAGGAAATGCAGAGTGTAGGAATGGGAATGAGAGGAGGGCGTAACAGTGGTGGGAGGCCATATGATTATGACAGAGGCTTCAACCAGG GAGGCAGAGGCCGATATGGAGATGGTCCTAATAACTGGAACGATGGTG GTTACGGAGGCGGTCCTGGTGGTCCTGGCGGCTATAACAACGGCGGCAACAGAGGTTATAACCAGGGCTATAACCAGGGTGGTGGTGGAGGTGGCGGCGGAGGCTACGGTGGAAACAGCTATGACAGCAATGGTTATG GTAACTGTGGAGGAGGTGGTGGCGGCGGTGGGAGCAACTACAACAACATGGGCCATTATGACCCCCAGGCCTCTAACTTTGGCCCAATGAAGAACAACTTTGgcggtggcggcggcggcggcggtggcggCAGGAGCTTTG GTGGCTACGGAGGTGGCTCTAACAATCCCGGTGGCTATGGCCGCCCAGGACGATTTTAA
- the hnrnpa1b gene encoding heterogeneous nuclear ribonucleoprotein A1b isoform X1, whose protein sequence is MSKDVPREPEQLRKLFIGGLSFETTDESLRAHFEQWGSLTDCVVMRDPNSKRSRGFGFVTYSSVQEVDAAMAARPHKVDGRVVEPKRAVSREDSNRPGAHVTVKKIFVGGIKEDTEESHLRDYFQQFGKIEVIDIMTDRNTGKKRGFAFVTFDDHDSVDRIVIQKYHTINSHNCEVRKALTKQEMQSVGMGMRGGRNSGGRPYDYDRGFNQGGRGRYGDGPNNWNDGGLLTSHQPSSDTGYGGGPGGPGGYNNGGNRGYNQGYNQGGGGGGGGGYGGNSYDSNGYGNCGGGGGGGGSNYNNMGHYDPQASNFGPMKNNFGGGGGGGGGGRSFGGYGGGSNNPGGYGRPGRF, encoded by the exons ATGTCGAAAGAC gtcCCACGTGAGCCGGAGCAGCTCCGCAAGCTGTTCATTGGAGGCCTGAGCTTTGAGACAACAGATGAGAGCCTGCGGGCTCACTTTGAACAATGGGGGTCCCTTACAGACTGTGTG GTCATGAGAGACCCCAACAGCAAGAGGTCCAGGGGTTTCGGCTTTGTTACATATTCATCAGTACAGGAAGTTGATGCGGCCATGGCTGCCCGTCCCCACAAAGTGGACGGAAGGGTTGTGGAGCCTAAGCGTGCAGTTTCTAGAGAG GACTCAAACCGTCCAGGTGCTCATGTAACGGTCAAGAAAATCTTTGTTGGAGGCATCAAAGAAGACACAGAGGAGTCACACCTTAGGGATTACTTCCAGCAGTTTGGCAAAATTGAGGTCATTGATATCATGACCGACCGCAACACTGGAAAGAAGAGGGGTTTTGCTTTTGTCACGTTTGATGACCATGATTCAGTGGATAGGATCGTCA TTCAGAAATATCACACAATCAACTCTCACAACTGTGAAGTGAGGAAGGCCCTCACCAAGCAGGAAATGCAGAGTGTAGGAATGGGAATGAGAGGAGGGCGTAACAGTGGTGGGAGGCCATATGATTATGACAGAGGCTTCAACCAGG GAGGCAGAGGCCGATATGGAGATGGTCCTAATAACTGGAACGATGGTG gccttctaacgagccatcagcCATCATCTGATACAG GTTACGGAGGCGGTCCTGGTGGTCCTGGCGGCTATAACAACGGCGGCAACAGAGGTTATAACCAGGGCTATAACCAGGGTGGTGGTGGAGGTGGCGGCGGAGGCTACGGTGGAAACAGCTATGACAGCAATGGTTATG GTAACTGTGGAGGAGGTGGTGGCGGCGGTGGGAGCAACTACAACAACATGGGCCATTATGACCCCCAGGCCTCTAACTTTGGCCCAATGAAGAACAACTTTGgcggtggcggcggcggcggcggtggcggCAGGAGCTTTG GTGGCTACGGAGGTGGCTCTAACAATCCCGGTGGCTATGGCCGCCCAGGACGATTTTAA
- the cbx5 gene encoding chromobox protein homolog 5, translating into MGKKSRDEESSSSDEEEYVVEKVLDRRVVKGRVEFYLKWKGYSDKHNTWEPEKNLDCPELISEFMKTYKKGSTGSATPSSGASKSTTGPSGRSKESGSSKKRSSDDDEEGSSKPKKKKEDEILVARGFERGLEPEKIIGATDSCGDLMFLMKWKDSDEADLVLAKEANHKCPQIVIAFYEERLTWHEDSDKKEKDAVSA; encoded by the exons ATGGGCAAAAAGTCTCGCGACGAAGAATCCTCATCCTCTGACGAGGAAGAATATGTTGTGGAGAAGGTGCTGGACAGGAGGGTGGTGAAAGGCAGGGTGGAGTTCTACCTGAAATGGAAAGGGTACTCGga CAAGCACAACACATGGGAGCCAGAGAAAAATCTGGACTGTCCTGAGCTAATATCAGAGTTCATGAAGACCTACAAGAAAGGCAGCACTGGTAGTGCTACACCAAGCAGCGGGGCCAGCAAATCTACCACCGGCCCCTCAGGGCGCTCCAAAGAATCCGGCAGCTCCAAGAAGAGGAgctctgatgatgatgaggagggtAGTAGTAAgcccaagaaaaagaaagag gatgAAATCCTTGTTGCACGTGGCTTTGAGAGGGGGCTTGAGCCAGAGAAGATCATAGGAGCAACTGACTCATGTGGAGACTTAATGTTTCTCATGAAATG gaaagATTCTGATGAGGCCGATCTCGTGCTCGCCAAGGAGGCCAATCATAAGTGCCCACAGATAGTCATAGCCTTCTACGAGGAGCGTCTGACCTGGCACGAAGACAGCGATAAGAAGGAGAAAGATGCCGTCAGCGCGTGA